The Candidatus Delongbacteria bacterium genome has a window encoding:
- a CDS encoding T9SS type A sorting domain-containing protein gives MKRTIFLILFFVVSVFSGYYELDNFAEIGAFSTKGNDLNKQSISDLLGSRDEIFISYDFELLKRKMEENNSFVDEQINPLSKRLENLVHELFVSNNSSKSISLNTEEIKTLLSSAFDIKENELIFYDLNISEKNRSIENLSNMIMSTYSMIQSKYESAQPLIDLKIGDKILQKDYKRTIDKFWIIPISSGDEFRIVLVAKFKIIREFGNIEPKSIKELRKIDTSETSTKQNGSIVIETSHKDYIPNETKDRSKIMVTGFWNPTGQMIAPFSTDVLLNPEGWIGEDWENLGYDIYSFFPEPGTYVGDLEVDYQDVTEDFWNITSEIKPIAILSFGAGAGPWEIEFNARNITSWVPDYVAPTLPTPNPPDNTKPVSSKRLSSLPVEEIALNVNSETSINAWVDWNGNPGAFLCEYMAYHSEWYQSIERLNPEFPCLSAGFIHVNSSISYLNAREAFLITLRTIIEYLDTFIPISGVVSIAGGDSPIGTTITFEGNETFTIEIDNEMGTIELANIAPGEYEITAIKGDSFLASETIYIDENSNFLELQLTPWENINEISYHGEQNELFTYNYNYPVELAIKITPEEFSSFIPGLLSKVSFLTPDNSDNSDISVVVYSSTLQSSFPQVLEYSNYITDYQAEEWYDHNILTPLTLLDTKSYWVGYSISSPSQTFGWYDDIDLYQNKGAWIKRSSWSQLSTLAGINHNWMIDCTILSEDSTSINDQNIPKSLDMRTYPNPFNPSINLEYLIGENSDINLSIYNIYGEKVIQLENEFKLSGNYKKTWNGVDGKGKSISSGTYFAKLISNNNVLIKKIILVK, from the coding sequence ATGAAACGGACAATTTTTCTTATACTATTTTTTGTAGTATCAGTGTTTTCAGGTTATTACGAACTTGATAATTTTGCTGAAATTGGAGCATTTTCTACCAAAGGAAATGATCTTAATAAACAGAGCATTTCAGATCTTCTTGGAAGTAGAGATGAAATTTTCATTTCTTATGATTTCGAATTGCTGAAAAGAAAGATGGAGGAGAATAATAGTTTTGTTGATGAACAAATCAATCCTCTTAGTAAGAGATTGGAGAATTTGGTACATGAACTCTTTGTATCAAATAATTCTAGTAAGTCTATATCTTTGAATACTGAGGAGATAAAAACTCTTCTTTCTTCTGCTTTTGATATTAAAGAAAATGAACTCATTTTCTATGATTTGAACATCTCTGAAAAGAATAGAAGCATCGAGAATTTATCAAATATGATTATGAGTACTTATTCAATGATTCAATCAAAGTATGAATCAGCTCAACCACTAATAGATCTTAAAATCGGAGATAAGATTCTTCAGAAGGATTACAAAAGAACAATAGATAAATTTTGGATTATTCCAATTAGCAGCGGCGATGAGTTTAGAATTGTTCTTGTTGCAAAATTTAAAATTATAAGGGAATTTGGAAATATTGAGCCTAAGTCCATTAAAGAATTAAGAAAAATTGATACCTCTGAAACATCTACTAAGCAAAATGGATCGATTGTGATAGAAACATCACATAAGGATTATATACCTAATGAAACGAAAGATAGATCAAAAATTATGGTGACGGGATTTTGGAATCCAACTGGACAAATGATTGCTCCTTTTAGCACAGACGTATTGTTGAATCCTGAAGGTTGGATAGGTGAAGATTGGGAAAATTTAGGATATGATATCTACTCTTTTTTCCCTGAACCAGGTACATATGTTGGGGACTTAGAAGTTGACTATCAAGATGTAACAGAAGATTTTTGGAACATTACAAGCGAGATAAAACCTATTGCAATACTAAGTTTTGGGGCTGGAGCAGGTCCTTGGGAGATTGAGTTTAATGCTAGAAACATTACTAGTTGGGTTCCTGATTATGTTGCTCCGACATTACCAACTCCAAATCCTCCTGATAATACAAAGCCTGTCTCTTCTAAAAGATTATCATCTTTACCAGTGGAAGAAATTGCACTCAATGTAAATAGTGAAACAAGTATAAATGCGTGGGTAGATTGGAATGGAAACCCTGGTGCTTTTTTATGTGAATATATGGCATACCATTCAGAATGGTATCAGAGTATAGAAAGATTAAATCCAGAATTTCCATGTTTATCAGCTGGCTTTATTCATGTGAATTCATCTATATCCTATCTGAATGCTAGAGAAGCATTTTTGATAACTTTAAGAACAATAATAGAATATCTGGATACATTTATACCTATTTCAGGTGTTGTGAGTATCGCTGGCGGAGATTCTCCAATTGGTACAACTATTACCTTTGAAGGAAATGAAACTTTTACTATCGAGATTGATAATGAAATGGGTACAATTGAATTGGCTAATATTGCCCCAGGTGAATATGAAATTACTGCTATAAAAGGAGATTCATTTCTTGCAAGTGAAACAATTTATATAGATGAAAACTCAAACTTTCTAGAACTACAACTAACTCCATGGGAAAATATAAATGAAATCTCTTATCATGGAGAACAAAATGAGCTTTTCACTTACAATTACAACTACCCAGTGGAATTAGCTATTAAGATTACACCTGAAGAATTTAGCAGTTTCATACCTGGTTTGTTAAGTAAGGTTAGTTTTTTGACCCCTGACAATTCAGATAATTCTGACATTTCAGTGGTTGTATATTCCTCAACATTACAAAGTTCCTTTCCACAGGTTCTTGAATATTCTAACTATATAACAGATTACCAAGCTGAAGAGTGGTATGATCACAATATTTTAACTCCTCTAACTTTACTAGATACAAAATCTTATTGGGTGGGTTATAGTATATCATCACCATCTCAAACTTTTGGTTGGTATGACGATATTGATTTATATCAAAATAAAGGTGCTTGGATTAAAAGAAGTTCATGGAGCCAACTTTCAACTCTTGCAGGAATTAACCATAATTGGATGATCGATTGTACTATTCTGAGCGAAGATTCTACAAGTATAAACGATCAAAATATTCCGAAATCTTTAGATATGAGAACATATCCAAATCCGTTTAACCCGTCTATAAACTTAGAGTATCTAATTGGAGAAAACTCTGATATAAATCTCTCAATTTATAATATTTATGGAGAGAAAGTAATTCAGCTGGAAAATGAGTTTAAATTGTCAGGGAACTATAAGAAAACGTGGAATGGAGTTGATGGTAAAGGAAAATCAATTTCGTCAGGAACATACTTTGCTAAGTTAATTTCGAATAATAATGTGCTGATAAAGAAAATAATATTAGTGAAATAA
- a CDS encoding sugar phosphate isomerase/epimerase: MYLAVKEFGNDLSRKIALEKEQNLKWKEVELFLKQLEIKGLHVESRYDSMGLKIENFPDSILSEYRITMHKNGLNTLYNDDEYEIWDKEFESIFNTIKKYNKIEDLSFHPPVTTKNHPFFLDNLSNDERVNSQRLLKKLILKWIPIFKEIHVTLSLESHISEKFFIFYGPDEYIDFINSIDDLYALLDVAHNHYDRYSNEYLIKKLKGKISGLHISDAIQGENFREDIHREVGKGDIDFSFIENLEINDKTFFAFEIKKNKEEIINSVSAIKKQFNHIFNT, from the coding sequence ATGTATTTAGCAGTTAAAGAATTTGGGAATGACTTATCAAGAAAAATTGCTTTAGAAAAAGAGCAAAATTTGAAATGGAAAGAAGTAGAACTTTTTCTAAAACAATTAGAAATTAAAGGCTTACATGTTGAAAGCAGATATGATTCAATGGGATTGAAAATTGAAAATTTTCCTGATAGCATATTATCTGAATATAGAATTACAATGCATAAAAATGGTCTAAACACTTTATACAATGATGATGAATATGAAATATGGGACAAAGAATTCGAATCAATATTTAATACAATAAAGAAGTATAATAAAATTGAAGATTTATCTTTTCATCCTCCGGTGACTACAAAAAATCATCCATTTTTTTTAGATAACTTATCGAACGATGAAAGAGTTAACTCACAGAGACTCCTTAAAAAACTCATTCTTAAATGGATACCAATATTTAAAGAAATTCATGTAACCTTATCATTAGAATCTCATATCTCTGAAAAGTTCTTTATATTTTACGGTCCAGATGAATATATTGATTTTATAAACTCAATTGATGACCTTTATGCCTTATTGGATGTTGCCCATAATCATTATGATAGATATTCGAATGAGTATTTGATTAAGAAGTTAAAAGGAAAAATATCAGGTCTTCATATTAGTGATGCGATTCAAGGAGAAAATTTCAGGGAAGATATACATAGAGAAGTTGGAAAAGGAGATATCGATTTCTCATTTATTGAAAATTTAGAAATTAATGATAAAACATTTTTTGCGTTTGAAATTAAGAAAAATAAAGAAGAAATAATCAATAGTGTTTCAGCGATAAAAAAACAATTTAATCATATTTTTAATACATGA
- a CDS encoding DUF86 domain-containing protein, with protein MCSERQILVIGEAANHLSDVFISDNNDIPWRKITGMRNIIAHEYGEILVERIWITAKDHIEELLKNVDSFLDE; from the coding sequence ATATGCAGTGAAAGACAGATTTTAGTTATTGGTGAAGCTGCAAATCATCTGTCAGATGTATTTATTAGTGATAATAATGACATACCTTGGAGAAAAATAACAGGTATGAGAAATATTATTGCCCATGAATATGGAGAAATTTTGGTAGAAAGAATTTGGATAACCGCCAAAGACCATATTGAAGAGTTACTAAAGAATGTTGATAGTTTTTTGGACGAATAA
- a CDS encoding nucleotidyltransferase domain-containing protein, which produces MQFPKTSIDVDELIEIAKNFKIKELYLFGSVLREEFSENSDIDILIVFHENSNYSLFEFLDLKEKLELCLNRKVDLIEKDGITNPYRRKEILSTSRRIYVA; this is translated from the coding sequence ATGCAGTTTCCCAAGACATCTATAGATGTAGACGAATTAATTGAAATTGCTAAAAATTTTAAAATAAAAGAACTTTATCTTTTTGGTTCGGTACTGAGAGAGGAATTTTCAGAAAATAGTGATATAGACATTTTAATTGTATTTCATGAAAATTCAAATTACTCATTATTTGAATTTTTGGATTTAAAAGAAAAATTGGAATTGTGCTTAAATAGAAAAGTAGATTTGATTGAAAAAGATGGAATTACTAATCCTTACAGACGGAAAGAAATATTATCAACATCAAGGAGAATTTATGTTGCCTAG